Proteins encoded together in one Ferroglobus placidus DSM 10642 window:
- a CDS encoding DUF488 domain-containing protein, producing MFYTIGHSNLSIEKFVEQLKKFGIKVVADVRRFPTSKHEHFKRENLEEFLKKEGINYVWLGEYLGGFRGDYVKYMESEDFKRGVEELLKLKDRKVAIMCAERFYMRCHRKYISEYLESLGFEVYHIQGGKAYRHKKLKGSPEHED from the coding sequence GTGTTCTACACGATCGGGCACTCAAATTTGAGCATAGAAAAATTCGTCGAGCAACTGAAAAAGTTTGGAATAAAAGTAGTTGCAGACGTCAGGAGGTTTCCAACCTCGAAACACGAGCACTTCAAAAGGGAAAACCTCGAGGAGTTTCTGAAAAAGGAGGGAATCAACTACGTTTGGCTCGGGGAATATCTTGGTGGGTTTAGAGGGGATTACGTAAAGTACATGGAAAGCGAGGACTTCAAAAGGGGAGTTGAAGAGCTTCTCAAGCTTAAAGACAGGAAGGTGGCGATAATGTGTGCCGAAAGATTCTACATGAGATGCCATAGGAAATACATAAGCGAATACCTCGAATCCCTCGGATTTGAAGTTTACCACATACAAGGGGGGAAAGCTTACAGACACAAAAAGTTAAAGGGCAGCCCAGAACATGAAGATTAA
- a CDS encoding CBS domain-containing protein: MKLREVMKRDLVVVDEKTKVSEVCRIMGEKRVGSVLVSRNGEIYGIFTERDLLSKVFPDDGLEREVGRYATTPLITVSPDYSVKEAAKIMAEMKIRRLVIAEEGEVAGIFTASDLVEVLAKHPELMR, translated from the coding sequence ATGAAGCTTAGAGAAGTTATGAAGAGAGACCTCGTCGTCGTCGACGAGAAAACTAAAGTTTCGGAAGTCTGCAGGATAATGGGTGAGAAAAGAGTAGGAAGCGTTCTTGTTTCGAGAAACGGGGAAATTTACGGAATATTCACCGAAAGAGATTTGCTTTCGAAAGTGTTTCCCGACGACGGCTTGGAGAGGGAAGTCGGAAGATACGCTACAACTCCCCTAATCACAGTCTCGCCAGATTACAGCGTGAAAGAGGCGGCTAAGATAATGGCTGAGATGAAGATAAGGAGGCTCGTTATAGCAGAGGAGGGGGAAGTGGCCGGAATTTTCACAGCAAGCGACCTCGTGGAGGTTTTAGCAAAGCATCCAGAACTCATGAGGTGA
- the thpR gene encoding RNA 2',3'-cyclic phosphodiesterase — translation MRLFIAVDLSEELREKIAPILKTISELNGVKAVERENLHITLKFLGEVREERLPAIVEALKKVEFEPFKIYLKGFGFFPNDRYARVAWIGVKEGEEELKKLAESINSALKKVGFKPESFTAHVTIARVKKPEGRRIVEILRDLEDDFGWMEVKDFRLKKSTLTSKGPIYEDLEVYGVVK, via the coding sequence ATGAGGCTCTTTATAGCTGTCGACCTAAGCGAAGAGCTAAGAGAAAAAATAGCTCCTATCCTGAAAACTATTTCGGAGTTGAACGGTGTTAAAGCTGTTGAGAGGGAAAATTTGCACATCACGCTAAAGTTTCTCGGCGAAGTTAGAGAAGAAAGGTTGCCAGCTATTGTGGAGGCTTTGAAAAAAGTCGAATTCGAGCCGTTCAAGATCTACCTCAAAGGTTTCGGGTTTTTTCCCAACGATAGGTACGCGAGAGTTGCGTGGATAGGGGTTAAGGAGGGGGAAGAAGAACTTAAAAAATTGGCTGAAAGCATCAATTCCGCTTTGAAAAAAGTGGGCTTTAAGCCCGAAAGCTTCACGGCTCACGTTACGATAGCGAGAGTAAAAAAGCCGGAGGGAAGAAGAATTGTGGAAATTCTGAGAGACCTCGAAGACGACTTCGGATGGATGGAGGTTAAAGATTTCAGGCTGAAGAAAAGCACGTTAACGAGCAAGGGACCTATCTACGAGGATTTGGAAGTTTACGGTGTGGTGAAATGA
- a CDS encoding GNAT family N-acetyltransferase: MIFVTSYTPEEKGNLVRFYESFDQERRCCGLPPMKREAIEKWLEELNEKGYGFISKKGEEIIGHIAVVPKNSEAEFVVFIHRNYEDRGIGKKLIEFAEKFLKEMGIKKLVAVTEATNRRAIITYSHLGFSVVGRDSFYIYFEKIIDFS; encoded by the coding sequence ATTATCTTCGTCACGAGCTACACTCCAGAAGAAAAAGGAAACCTCGTAAGGTTTTACGAGAGTTTTGATCAGGAGAGAAGGTGCTGCGGGCTTCCGCCGATGAAGAGAGAGGCTATAGAAAAATGGCTCGAGGAATTGAATGAAAAAGGATACGGGTTTATATCAAAGAAAGGAGAGGAGATTATAGGGCATATAGCGGTCGTTCCAAAAAACAGCGAAGCTGAATTCGTCGTTTTTATCCACAGAAATTACGAGGATAGAGGGATAGGCAAGAAGCTCATCGAATTTGCTGAGAAATTTTTGAAAGAGATGGGAATTAAGAAGCTCGTTGCCGTAACGGAAGCTACGAACAGAAGGGCTATAATCACATACTCTCATCTCGGCTTTTCGGTTGTTGGAAGAGATAGCTTTTATATTTACTTCGAGAAGATTATCGACTTTAGTTGA
- a CDS encoding AAA family ATPase produces MEKEKKGEVKYLILKPLGYPLKASYHEYPVVDNPKVFDRYAKDQWKGEFVSKGKMLFDYRLFPDFAFEVKSCEPESGYIGENTIIVVENYSRDIVTEIVKDVKLDDVVGQEEAKRKARIILEYLKNPEKFGKWAPKNVLFYGPPGTGKTMMAKALANEAKVPFLSVKSTRLIGEHVGEGARKIHELYERAKQIAPCIVFLDEFDSIALDRSYQDLRGDVSEIVNALLTELDGIERREGICTIAATNRIEFLDPSIRSRFEEEIEFTLPGIEERREIFERNLRDFPLKVEVNLDEVAKATEGLSGRDLVEKVIKSSLHRAIIEGREVVTTKDMLDAISKLKKPVKQPPKQMFL; encoded by the coding sequence ATGGAAAAGGAAAAGAAAGGCGAAGTGAAATACTTGATACTCAAACCCCTTGGATACCCTTTAAAGGCGAGCTATCACGAGTATCCGGTAGTGGACAATCCCAAGGTTTTCGACAGGTACGCTAAAGATCAGTGGAAGGGAGAGTTCGTTTCAAAAGGAAAGATGCTCTTCGATTACCGTCTTTTCCCGGATTTCGCCTTCGAAGTTAAGAGCTGCGAACCGGAGAGCGGGTACATAGGCGAGAATACGATCATAGTTGTCGAGAACTATTCGAGGGACATCGTGACGGAGATCGTGAAGGACGTTAAGCTTGATGACGTAGTTGGACAAGAGGAGGCGAAGAGGAAGGCAAGGATAATTCTCGAATACCTCAAAAATCCGGAGAAGTTCGGAAAGTGGGCTCCTAAGAATGTCCTCTTCTACGGTCCACCGGGAACGGGCAAGACTATGATGGCTAAGGCTTTGGCAAACGAGGCTAAAGTGCCTTTCCTCTCCGTTAAATCTACGAGGCTAATAGGAGAGCACGTAGGTGAGGGGGCGAGAAAAATCCACGAACTTTACGAGAGGGCAAAGCAAATAGCTCCGTGCATAGTTTTCCTTGACGAGTTCGACAGCATAGCCTTGGACAGAAGCTATCAGGATTTGAGGGGTGACGTGAGCGAGATAGTGAACGCTCTCCTTACTGAATTGGACGGGATCGAAAGGAGGGAAGGGATTTGCACGATAGCTGCGACGAACAGAATAGAGTTTCTCGATCCGTCGATAAGGAGCAGATTCGAAGAGGAGATCGAATTCACGCTTCCGGGAATCGAGGAGAGAAGGGAGATTTTTGAAAGAAACCTTAGGGACTTCCCGTTGAAGGTTGAGGTAAATTTGGATGAGGTAGCCAAGGCAACTGAAGGCTTGTCCGGAAGAGATTTGGTGGAGAAAGTCATAAAGAGCTCCCTCCACAGGGCGATAATTGAAGGAAGGGAGGTCGTTACGACGAAAGACATGCTCGATGCCATCTCGAAACTCAAAAAGCCAGTGAAGCAACCTCCGAAGCAGATGTTCCTTTAA
- the cca gene encoding CCA tRNA nucleotidyltransferase: MREVLEEVLKDVVPSEELRRKAEKAAEELEKRLKEKLKNYPDLEFRFLGSFARDTWLPESLEIDVFVLFPESYTEEELERIGLEIGKSVLDEFELRYAAHPYVHGKVLGVEADVVPCYKLRSAEKIKSAVDRTPFHHEWLKDRIKGKENDVRLLKRFLKASNLYGAEYKVRGFSGYLCELLVVFYGSFENLVKEAAKWRRDLVIDVAKGKVYRKKGLKNIFVVDPVDEKRNVAANLSVDNLAKFVEKCRLFIENPSKEFFYPEREKINDEKLEKELESRFVYEISFEKPAIVEDNLYPQLERACRKISEFLENNDFEVIKTGHFVKDDTCLIYVETAFERLGKIKKHFGPPFEVYEHAMRFIKKEREYKHFFEDGKYVTYVRRKYTQADEAIRDCIRNHWKSLGADVGEKIRSGVVKRVITPSPETKEFIWEFLKLKA, from the coding sequence ATGAGGGAAGTTCTTGAAGAAGTTTTAAAAGATGTCGTTCCGAGCGAGGAGTTGAGGAGAAAAGCCGAAAAAGCGGCTGAGGAACTTGAGAAAAGGCTGAAAGAGAAGCTCAAAAATTATCCCGATTTGGAGTTCAGATTTCTCGGAAGCTTTGCAAGAGACACGTGGCTGCCGGAAAGTTTGGAGATAGACGTTTTCGTTCTCTTTCCCGAAAGCTACACTGAAGAGGAACTTGAAAGAATCGGGCTTGAAATCGGAAAGAGCGTTCTCGACGAGTTTGAGTTGAGATACGCTGCACATCCTTACGTTCACGGTAAAGTTTTAGGAGTTGAAGCAGACGTCGTTCCATGCTACAAGCTGAGAAGCGCCGAGAAAATTAAAAGTGCAGTTGACAGGACTCCTTTTCACCACGAGTGGCTCAAAGATAGGATAAAAGGAAAAGAAAACGACGTCAGGCTTTTGAAAAGGTTCCTGAAAGCTTCGAATTTATACGGAGCCGAGTACAAAGTGAGAGGCTTCTCCGGCTACCTCTGCGAGCTGCTCGTAGTTTTCTACGGAAGCTTCGAAAACCTCGTTAAAGAAGCTGCAAAATGGAGAAGGGATTTGGTGATAGACGTTGCGAAGGGAAAAGTTTACAGAAAAAAGGGATTGAAGAACATCTTCGTCGTCGATCCGGTTGACGAGAAGAGAAACGTGGCAGCAAATTTAAGCGTTGACAACCTGGCTAAATTCGTCGAGAAGTGCAGACTCTTCATAGAAAATCCATCCAAAGAGTTCTTTTATCCAGAAAGAGAGAAGATAAACGATGAAAAGCTCGAAAAAGAGCTTGAAAGTAGATTTGTTTACGAGATAAGCTTTGAAAAGCCGGCAATCGTTGAAGACAACCTATATCCTCAGCTTGAAAGAGCTTGCAGAAAAATTTCCGAGTTTTTGGAAAACAACGATTTTGAAGTAATAAAAACCGGGCACTTCGTGAAAGACGACACTTGCTTAATTTACGTAGAGACAGCCTTTGAAAGGCTTGGTAAAATTAAAAAGCACTTCGGACCACCCTTCGAGGTTTACGAGCATGCTATGAGGTTTATAAAGAAAGAGAGAGAATACAAGCACTTTTTCGAGGATGGAAAGTACGTAACTTACGTTAGGAGAAAATACACTCAAGCTGACGAAGCTATTAGAGATTGCATAAGGAATCACTGGAAATCTCTGGGAGCTGACGTGGGGGAGAAAATAAGAAGCGGAGTCGTGAAAAGAGTGATAACTCCATCACCGGAAACGAAAGAATTTATATGGGAATTCCTAAAGCTTAAAGCATGA
- a CDS encoding HIT family protein, with protein MERIFAPWRIRYIEAPKYEGCIFCDFPKENRDEERLILYRGKSCFVIMNNYPYNPGHVMVAPYRHVASIEELNDDEALEMMKLSQKMVEVIKKAMNPDGFNLGINLGRVAGAGIEDHVHLHIVPRWNGDTNFMPVLADVKVIPEAIEESYKKLKKYL; from the coding sequence ATGGAGAGAATTTTCGCCCCTTGGAGGATAAGGTACATTGAAGCTCCGAAGTATGAAGGATGTATATTCTGCGACTTTCCGAAGGAGAACAGAGACGAGGAGAGGCTTATTTTGTACAGAGGAAAGAGCTGCTTCGTCATAATGAACAACTACCCCTACAATCCCGGGCACGTTATGGTAGCTCCCTACAGGCACGTAGCAAGTATTGAAGAGCTAAACGATGATGAAGCTTTGGAGATGATGAAGCTCTCTCAAAAAATGGTCGAGGTAATTAAAAAGGCTATGAATCCCGACGGCTTCAACCTCGGGATAAATTTGGGCAGAGTTGCTGGAGCGGGAATAGAGGATCACGTTCACCTCCACATCGTGCCGAGGTGGAACGGAGACACGAACTTCATGCCCGTGCTGGCTGACGTTAAAGTTATTCCCGAGGCGATCGAGGAAAGCTACAAGAAGCTGAAAAAATACCTGTGA
- the trmY gene encoding tRNA (pseudouridine(54)-N(1))-methyltransferase TrmY, translated as MREFLIIGSKARTEKFSLNDLPGAGRIDILCRCVSSAFFLSHDIRRDVNVYLLLLGPPDPPKVLKIVGKEVKYMPPDERGIAGLIRKALEIKADKNWKKSTPGIYVAKKGLEELLDEVASDVYYLREDGEDIRKLKDNNALFVLGDHEGVPEELEEIVLRKAKKIIGIPTKSLMAEHCITIVHYELDRKQLNS; from the coding sequence ATGAGGGAATTCCTTATAATAGGAAGCAAGGCGAGAACTGAGAAATTCAGCCTTAACGATTTGCCGGGAGCTGGTAGAATAGACATACTTTGCAGATGCGTATCCTCAGCTTTCTTCCTATCCCACGACATAAGGAGAGACGTTAACGTTTACTTGCTTTTGCTCGGTCCTCCAGATCCGCCGAAGGTTTTGAAAATCGTTGGGAAGGAAGTTAAGTACATGCCCCCAGACGAGAGGGGAATTGCCGGATTGATAAGAAAGGCTCTCGAAATAAAAGCTGATAAGAATTGGAAGAAGAGCACTCCCGGAATTTACGTGGCTAAAAAGGGGCTTGAAGAGTTGCTCGACGAAGTCGCTTCGGACGTTTACTACCTCAGGGAGGATGGAGAAGACATCAGAAAGCTTAAAGATAATAACGCTCTTTTCGTTCTCGGAGACCATGAGGGAGTTCCAGAAGAATTGGAGGAGATTGTATTAAGAAAAGCGAAAAAGATAATTGGAATTCCAACGAAAAGCCTCATGGCTGAGCATTGCATAACGATTGTTCACTACGAACTTGATAGAAAGCAACTGAATTCATAA
- a CDS encoding MBL fold metallo-hydrolase: MKIIPLAFDSFGARSMATFVSSKNVRIIIDPSVALGPRRYGLPPHEKEIRRKEKLWERIKKYAGKAEVVVITHYHYDHHNPNDAEVFRDKVVLIKDPRNKINRSQMGRSAFFISQIKDAAKEIVVADGKEFEFEDVALKFSKPVPHGTNDRLGYVLEVLVEEKKRFLFTSDVEGLSLDEQLEEAVKFDPDVVFADGPMTYMLNYRFSQKSLEKSIENLVKLMEKTRVKKLVLDHHLTRDLKWRERMKEVFEKGEELGVKVMSAANFAGVKENLLEARRKELYEG; encoded by the coding sequence GTGAAGATAATCCCCTTAGCTTTCGACTCCTTCGGAGCGAGAAGTATGGCTACCTTCGTCTCCTCAAAAAACGTCAGAATAATCATCGACCCCTCTGTAGCTCTCGGTCCGAGGAGATACGGTTTACCTCCCCACGAAAAGGAGATAAGGAGGAAGGAAAAGTTGTGGGAGAGGATAAAGAAGTACGCCGGAAAGGCTGAAGTTGTCGTCATCACTCACTACCACTACGACCACCACAACCCGAACGATGCGGAAGTCTTTAGGGACAAAGTCGTTTTAATAAAAGATCCGAGGAATAAAATTAACAGGAGTCAGATGGGAAGGAGCGCTTTCTTTATAAGCCAGATTAAGGATGCAGCAAAGGAAATTGTCGTGGCTGACGGAAAAGAATTCGAATTCGAGGATGTCGCTTTAAAGTTCTCCAAACCGGTTCCCCACGGCACAAATGATAGGCTTGGATATGTTCTCGAAGTTCTCGTTGAGGAGAAAAAGAGATTTCTTTTTACGAGCGACGTCGAAGGTTTATCCCTCGACGAACAGTTGGAAGAAGCTGTTAAGTTCGATCCGGATGTCGTTTTTGCCGACGGACCTATGACGTATATGCTGAACTACCGCTTCTCGCAAAAGAGCCTTGAAAAGTCTATAGAGAACCTCGTGAAGCTCATGGAGAAAACGAGGGTTAAGAAGCTCGTTTTAGATCACCACCTCACGAGGGATTTGAAGTGGAGGGAGAGAATGAAGGAGGTTTTCGAGAAGGGTGAGGAGTTGGGAGTAAAGGTTATGTCGGCAGCGAATTTTGCCGGAGTTAAGGAGAACTTGCTTGAGGCGAGGAGGAAGGAGCTCTATGAGGGTTAA
- a CDS encoding hemerythrin domain-containing protein, producing MEEDLDWVEKIEEKVEEFPATEVMMDEHRVIERALSVLKKAVDERIEDEELYLSLAEFFSKYTGEIHHGKEEEIVFKVLKEKAPKHIIDMINALEEDHRVGAELVGKIRENAANFEKLRDFALAYYSMLRDHIVKEDQGLFPAMHPYLSVEEEEKLLKEFERIDKEKEKYEKLVAELEEKV from the coding sequence ATGGAGGAAGATCTGGATTGGGTAGAGAAGATTGAGGAAAAAGTTGAGGAGTTTCCAGCAACCGAAGTGATGATGGACGAGCACAGAGTTATAGAAAGAGCTCTAAGCGTTTTGAAAAAAGCGGTAGATGAAAGGATCGAAGACGAAGAGCTGTATTTATCTCTTGCGGAGTTCTTCTCGAAGTACACTGGAGAGATACACCACGGGAAAGAGGAAGAGATAGTTTTTAAAGTGTTAAAAGAAAAAGCTCCCAAGCACATAATAGACATGATAAACGCTCTTGAAGAGGATCACAGAGTTGGAGCTGAGCTTGTGGGGAAAATTAGAGAAAATGCGGCAAATTTCGAAAAGCTGAGGGATTTTGCGTTAGCTTACTATTCCATGCTTAGAGACCACATCGTGAAGGAAGATCAGGGATTATTTCCGGCTATGCACCCGTATTTGAGCGTTGAAGAGGAAGAAAAACTCCTGAAAGAATTCGAGAGAATCGATAAGGAAAAGGAGAAGTACGAGAAACTCGTGGCTGAGCTGGAGGAGAAAGTATGA
- a CDS encoding MoaD/ThiS family protein: protein MKLKFFGELGMKVGREAEVKINGALSFRELIKKLKEEFPEAKEEFEAVDLYIISVNGRIISKEELERMKFSDRDELIFMFWAAL from the coding sequence ATGAAGCTCAAATTTTTCGGAGAGCTTGGGATGAAGGTAGGAAGAGAAGCGGAGGTGAAAATAAACGGGGCTTTAAGCTTTCGTGAACTTATAAAAAAGCTAAAAGAAGAATTCCCTGAAGCTAAGGAGGAATTCGAAGCTGTAGATCTCTACATAATCTCAGTAAACGGGAGAATTATCAGCAAGGAGGAGCTGGAGAGGATGAAGTTTTCCGACAGAGATGAGTTAATCTTCATGTTCTGGGCTGCCCTTTAA
- a CDS encoding PIN domain-containing protein codes for MKLIVDTNKIVACLLKDGKIRRILFLPFLELYTVQYAFEEIEKHKDVLLTKVSKSAFDLILFKAKLKVKSVGFSSKDEKYIQTAKKMANEFDPDDFPFIALALKLNAPIWTNDKKLIVHGLKSGTYLAVDTDAVEKLIRGKSLEEVRQELSKRYLSSSWRTP; via the coding sequence ATGAAATTAATCGTTGATACTAACAAGATTGTCGCATGTCTGCTTAAAGATGGAAAGATTAGAAGGATACTGTTTCTGCCATTCTTGGAACTTTACACCGTTCAATACGCTTTTGAAGAGATAGAAAAACATAAGGATGTTCTCTTGACTAAAGTTTCGAAGTCGGCTTTCGATTTAATCCTATTCAAAGCTAAGTTAAAAGTGAAATCCGTTGGGTTTTCTTCTAAGGATGAAAAATACATTCAAACGGCTAAGAAAATGGCAAATGAATTCGATCCTGACGATTTCCCGTTCATCGCTTTAGCCTTAAAGCTCAATGCCCCTATCTGGACTAACGACAAAAAGTTGATCGTACATGGGTTAAAATCGGGAACGTATTTAGCGGTGGATACCGATGCGGTTGAAAAGTTAATCCGAGGTAAAAGTTTGGAGGAAGTCAGACAGGAATTGAGCAAAAGATACTTGAGTTCGTCATGGCGAACCCCTTAG